The Acidobacteriota bacterium genomic interval GAAGCGAATAAAAAATTGAATGCAAAATTTATCTCATTGCACTGGATGAGAAGAAAAATAAATCCATTGTTTGACATGATTGCTCTCATACAACTTATTATTATTTTAAAGAAATTGAACCCAGATATAATTCATACTCATAGCTCAAAAGCTGGAATTTTAGGAAGATGGGCAGGATATCTTTCAGGCGTAAGAATCAGAATACATTCGATCCACGGGTTCGGATTCTATCCACAACAATTCTTTTTAATCAAATGGATTTTTATTCACCTTGAAAAAATAACAGGCCTTATAACTACCCATTTTATCGCTGTTTCCAAAAATAATATTGAATATGGATCAAAACTTAAAATTTTAAAAAAAGACAATGTAAGCCTGATAAGAAGCGGAATTGAGATTGAAAGATTTACAAATGTTAGAGTTGATAGAGATAAAAAGAAAAAAGAGCTCGGATTACCGCTAAACAAAAAAATAATAGGAATGATTGTACCTTTTAAGCCTCAAAAAGCTCCCCTTGATTTTGTGAGGATTGCCAGACTTTTGAAAAATGAAATGCCTAATACTCACTTTGTATTAGTGGGCGATGGAGAATTAAGAAAGAAAATTGAAAAAGAAATTAAAAAATCTAATCTTATCGAATCATTTTCTCTTTTAGGATGGAGGTATGACATTGAAGAAATTTATCAGATTCTCAATGTTTTAGTTTTAACTTCAATATATGAAGGACTTCCTCAGGTAATCCCCCAGGCCTTCTCTTCTGAAGTGCCAGTTGTTGCAACTTCAGTGGATGGAAATGCTGAAATAATCAATGATGGTCAAAATGGATTTCTCTTCAAGCCCCATGACTTTAACGATGCAAAGGAAAAAATAATTGCATTACTTAGAAATTCCGAATTATCAAAATCTTTCGCAGAAAAAAATAAAAAAATGCTGGATGAATTTGAAATTAACTCAATGGTAAAAAAACAGGAGAAGCTCTATAAACAATTATTTTCTTAAAATGGATAGAAAGGATTACCAACAAGATTGATATCTTTATAAAGGCGGGGGTCTCCCTTTTTATCGGGAGACCTTTTTTGGAGGTGGGATGTATTTATTGAATAAAGGGGGGTGATGCCTGATTTAATTTATTTAAAAAGCCATATTTATTATCAATTTTTATACGAATCTTTATTCTCATCTGATTTCCCCTGTTTAGTGGTTTCATCTTTTTTATCTCCTTTCCCCTTTCCATCTCTTGGATCTTTTCTTGCATAATCAGTTATATACCAGCCTGACCCTTTGAATTGAATTGCTGGAGGAGAAATAATTCTAAATAATCTTCCCCTGCATTTTGGACATTGTTCAATCGGTTGATCTCCAACCTTCTGCATAAATTCAAATTTCTCATTGCAATCCTTACATCTATATTCATATATCGGCATCTTTTTTTATCTTATATTATTTATTACCACACTCAAAATTCTTTGTCAAGCACCTGGAAAATCAATTTTCTTGACTTCTCTAATAATTAAAATATACTTAATAATAATGAATTTCTGGGAAAATAAGAAAATACTCGTAACTGGAGGAGCAGGTTTTCTTGGTTCCCATGTAGTTAAAAAAATAATCTCAAAAGGAGTACCTCCTGAAAATATATCAATTCCAAGAAGCAAAGAAATTGATTTAAGACTCTGGGAAAACTGTAAAAAAGCTGTAAAAGGAGTTGACATCGTGATCCATCTTGCGGGAAAAGTTGGAGGAATAGGTTTTAATCAAAAATATCCTGGAGCATTATTCTATGATAATATAATTACGGGAACTCAATTAATGGAAGCTGCAAGACAGTCTGAGGTTGAAAAATTTGTTGGTATTGGAACGGTATGTTGCTATCCAAAATTCACTCCAGTGCCTTTTAAAGAAGAAAATCTCTGGGATGGATATCCGGAGGAAACAAATGCACCCTATGGATTCGCAAAGAAAATGCTCCTTGTGCAATCTCAGGCTTACAGGAAACAATATGGATTCAATTCAATTTTCCTTCTCCCAGTTAATCTTTATGGCCCTGGAGATAAATTCGACCCTGAATCTTCCCATGTAATCCCTGCATTGATAAAAAAGTTTTTCGATGCCATACCCAGCAAATCAGTCACCATCTGGGGCACAGGAAAGGCAACAAGAGAATTTCTATATGTGGAGGATTGTGCAGAGGCAATAATGCTTGCAACTGAGAAATACAATAAAAGCGAGCCTGTAAACATTGGAGCTGGCTTTGAAATCTCCATAAAGGATTTAGTGAATTTAATTGCAAAACTAACAGGATTTAAAGGCGAAATTATATGGGATTCTTCCAAGCCCGATGGCCAGCCTCGACGAATGCTCGACACCTCTAAAGCTCTAAAAGAATTTGGTTTCAAAGCTAAAACTTCCTTTGAAGAGGGACTTAAAAAGACAATTGAGTGGTATAAAACTAAGTATTTTGAAAAAGATTTTAATAAAACCAGGAAATTTGAATTAACTAAATCTGAAATAATATAAAAAAAATTAGAAGAAATTATAAAAAATAAAAACTAATTATAAAGATGAAAATAAATAAAGCAGACATAAACAAAGAAAAAATTGAAGATGAAGATATAGTCTCAAAAATCCGTATCCCCATAACATATATCCGACCTTCAAAAGGATGGGTAAACATAAATTTAAAAGAACTATGGGAATATCGCGAACTATTATATTTTTTAATCTGGAGGGACATTAAAGTTCGATATAAACAAACTATTTTGGGTGCAGCATGGGCAATTATCCAGCCTCTTTTTACGATGGTTGTTTTCAGTATCTTTTTTGGCCTTCTCGCAAAGATTCCTTCGGATGGGATTCCATATCCAGTTTTTGCATATACAGCTCTTGTTCCATGGATGTATTTTTCTAACGCACTCTCTCAAGGTAGTAACAGCCTGGTGGAACATCAGCGTATGATCACAAAAGTATATTTTCCCCGATTGATCCTGCCCCTCTCTTCAGTTTGTTCAGGCTTACTGGATTTTGCGATTTCATTTGGTGTTCTTTTATTAATTATGCTTTTTTACTCTGTAATACCTTCATTAGCTATATTGACATTGCCTCTATTTATCTTATTGGCAATATTGACCGCCCTATCTGTTAGCATATGGCTATCAGCGTTAAACGTTGAATACAGAGATGTTCGTTATGTAATTCCTTTCATCTTGCAGTTCTGGCTTTTTATTTCTCCTGTTGCATATCCAAGCAGCCTTGTTCCAGAACGATTTCGAGCACTGTATGGATTAAATCCAATGGCTGGAGTAGTTGAGGGATTCAGGTGGGCTTTAACGGGGAAAACTCAGGCACCCGGTCCTTTATTATTTGTTTCAATAATAACAGTTATGGTATTATTAATAAGTGGTTTGTATTACTTCCGACGAATGGAGAAAACATTCGCGGATGTGGTATGAGTAATGGAAAAAATGGGCAATTCAGTAATTCGAGTTGAAAACTTAGGGAAAATTTACAGAATTGGAGAACGAGAACGATACAAAGCTCTTCGTGATTCCATAACAAATTTCATCTATTCTCCGTTTCGACGTCTCCAACCTATGGTAAAAAGCTCAAACGTTCAAACTTCTAAGCGTTCAAAAAATAATTTCATCTGGGCTCTTAAAGATGTATCTTTCGAAGTAAAACAGGGAGAAGTAATTGGTATCATCGGCAGAAATGGCGCTGGAAAAACAACTTTACTAAAAATTCTATCTCGTATCACTGAACCAACAGAGGGTTATGCTGAAGTAAGAGGAAGAGTTGGGTCTCTACTTGAGGTGGGAACAGGTTTTCATCCAGAATTAACAGGAAGGGAAAATATTTATCTAAATGGTGCGATTTTAGGAATGAGGAAGACTGAGATCGATAAAAAATTTGATGAGATTGTAGATTTCGCTGAGGTAGAGAAATTCATTGACACTCCGGTTAAATATTATTCCAGTGGAATGTATGTGCGTCTTGCTTTTGCTGTTGCTGCCCATTTAGAGCCTGAGATTTTACTTGTTGACGAAGTTCTTGCAGTTGGCGATGCTGCCTTCCAGAAAAAGTGCCTTGGCAAAATGGGCGATGTAGCGAAGGAAGGCCGCACAGTGCTGTTTGTAAGTCATAATATGGCGGCAATTCAAGGATTGTGCTCAAAGGCTATATGGCTGGAGGAGGGCTCGGTTAAACTAATAGATTTGACCCACTCGGTGCTTGAAGCTTATCGAGAAGCTATCCTGCACTCGGTAGAGCGGGCGTATCCACCAGGCATCCTCTTCGATACAGAGCTTGCGGACATTGACATATCGAATTCAGATTTTGCTATAACACGGGTGTTAATTTTAGATGAAAAGGGATGTAGAAAGCCCGTCCTAAGGACATGGGACTATGTCCGGTTTCGAATCTTTTTTCAATCCAACAAATACCTGGACGGCGGAGGAGTAGATCTCGAGTTTACCACTTTGGAGAGCATTCCTGTCCTTTATAGTGCAAGTGCTCCTTTTGCAAATTTGACTATTGCATTTACCGAGGGAAAGGACGGTTGGGTAGACTGCGTCTTTCCTCGCTTCCCATTAGCAGCAGGACTTTACCTTGTTAGAGGAGCTTTGACGGTACCTGGATTGCGATATTTGTGGCGTATGGAACTTGCGACGTTGGATGTTACACCGGCTGATGTCTACGGAACGGGCCATACGCCTACAAACACATATACTCTTATTGCGCCCGATTGCTTTTGGGAACAGCTTGGTTAGGACTCATCTCTAAGCGGAGGAATCCAATGCATCTCGTGTTCGGTGCGAGCAGTTGGCTAAAACATTGGTTGAATTTCCTATCTGGAAGGTACTCAACAACGCCATCGAAGGAGCGCCCAGTTATGCTTTGTACCAATTCAGCCTACTATCCTTGGCAGGGTGGATCTGAGTACGTATTGCAAACCATCGCAGAACATATGGCTCAGTTCTGCGATGTCTATGTGGCATGTCCCAAAATTGGGCGCACGTTCAAGGAACACAATGGGGTTAAGATCTATGAGGTAGATAACCAAAAATCTTTCCGCAACTTTGTGCGGGATTTGAATCCTGACATTTTTTTCTGCAATATGATATACAATCCTATAAACTATCAAAACCTTGACCTTTATGCAAGTTTGGATTGTCTCAAGGTAATGAACCCCGTTGGCGGGCCGTATCAATTGGATGAAAAGTGGATGGCATCGGTGCTACAAAAAGTTGGCCAGATATTTGACTACTATATACACGTGGATTACACTAGTTCAGACTATCAAAGAGATACTCGTTATATACCACAACACAAGATTCGCATCATACCGCAAGGGGTTCATGCGGAAGAATTTAATGATTTGCCAGACAAGAACATATTGCGGCATAAGTATGGGATTAGTGAGCAGGACTATTTTATATGTGGTCAGAATTTTTGGGAATGGAAGAATCATGTTGAATTAGCAGAGTTGTTCAGAGATTTCCCACGATCTGATATTGGGTTGGTATTGGCAGGCCACAAGGACACCGGCGATGGTTCACTTATTAAGATAATAAAGGCTGCCGAAAGGGATCCGCGTATCCATATCTTGCTTGATTTGCCACGGAAGGATTTTCTCGGGCTCGTCAAGCATGGTATCGCTCACTGCAGCAGAAGCAGAGTCGAAGGGCCTCAGCCCAATATTATGCTTGAATGCGGATTTATGGAAGTTCCCTACTTGACGACTTTGGCGGGTAATCGCTGGGCTTATCCACATATTGTGGTGGCAGATTCATCACAAGACTTTGTTGACAGAATGGAACATTTATCTAGGGATGCTGGATTGCGGCAAGACCTTGGCGAGGCTGGCCATCGCTTCGTATTGAAAATTGGCGCAACCTGGCCCCAAGTGTTG includes:
- a CDS encoding ABC transporter permease gives rise to the protein MKINKADINKEKIEDEDIVSKIRIPITYIRPSKGWVNINLKELWEYRELLYFLIWRDIKVRYKQTILGAAWAIIQPLFTMVVFSIFFGLLAKIPSDGIPYPVFAYTALVPWMYFSNALSQGSNSLVEHQRMITKVYFPRLILPLSSVCSGLLDFAISFGVLLLIMLFYSVIPSLAILTLPLFILLAILTALSVSIWLSALNVEYRDVRYVIPFILQFWLFISPVAYPSSLVPERFRALYGLNPMAGVVEGFRWALTGKTQAPGPLLFVSIITVMVLLISGLYYFRRMEKTFADVV
- a CDS encoding GDP-L-fucose synthase; translation: MNFWENKKILVTGGAGFLGSHVVKKIISKGVPPENISIPRSKEIDLRLWENCKKAVKGVDIVIHLAGKVGGIGFNQKYPGALFYDNIITGTQLMEAARQSEVEKFVGIGTVCCYPKFTPVPFKEENLWDGYPEETNAPYGFAKKMLLVQSQAYRKQYGFNSIFLLPVNLYGPGDKFDPESSHVIPALIKKFFDAIPSKSVTIWGTGKATREFLYVEDCAEAIMLATEKYNKSEPVNIGAGFEISIKDLVNLIAKLTGFKGEIIWDSSKPDGQPRRMLDTSKALKEFGFKAKTSFEEGLKKTIEWYKTKYFEKDFNKTRKFELTKSEII
- a CDS encoding polysaccharide ABC transporter ATP-binding protein — its product is MGNSVIRVENLGKIYRIGERERYKALRDSITNFIYSPFRRLQPMVKSSNVQTSKRSKNNFIWALKDVSFEVKQGEVIGIIGRNGAGKTTLLKILSRITEPTEGYAEVRGRVGSLLEVGTGFHPELTGRENIYLNGAILGMRKTEIDKKFDEIVDFAEVEKFIDTPVKYYSSGMYVRLAFAVAAHLEPEILLVDEVLAVGDAAFQKKCLGKMGDVAKEGRTVLFVSHNMAAIQGLCSKAIWLEEGSVKLIDLTHSVLEAYREAILHSVERAYPPGILFDTELADIDISNSDFAITRVLILDEKGCRKPVLRTWDYVRFRIFFQSNKYLDGGGVDLEFTTLESIPVLYSASAPFANLTIAFTEGKDGWVDCVFPRFPLAAGLYLVRGALTVPGLRYLWRMELATLDVTPADVYGTGHTPTNTYTLIAPDCFWEQLG
- a CDS encoding FmdB family zinc ribbon protein, whose translation is MPIYEYRCKDCNEKFEFMQKVGDQPIEQCPKCRGRLFRIISPPAIQFKGSGWYITDYARKDPRDGKGKGDKKDETTKQGKSDENKDSYKN
- a CDS encoding glycosyltransferase family 4 protein, with the translated sequence MISKIKICHIITKLELGGAQKNTLYTVSNLNKEEFEAFLISGEKGILDGEANKKLNAKFISLHWMRRKINPLFDMIALIQLIIILKKLNPDIIHTHSSKAGILGRWAGYLSGVRIRIHSIHGFGFYPQQFFLIKWIFIHLEKITGLITTHFIAVSKNNIEYGSKLKILKKDNVSLIRSGIEIERFTNVRVDRDKKKKELGLPLNKKIIGMIVPFKPQKAPLDFVRIARLLKNEMPNTHFVLVGDGELRKKIEKEIKKSNLIESFSLLGWRYDIEEIYQILNVLVLTSIYEGLPQVIPQAFSSEVPVVATSVDGNAEIINDGQNGFLFKPHDFNDAKEKIIALLRNSELSKSFAEKNKKMLDEFEINSMVKKQEKLYKQLFS
- a CDS encoding methyltransferase domain-containing protein, encoding MQTIAEHMAQFCDVYVACPKIGRTFKEHNGVKIYEVDNQKSFRNFVRDLNPDIFFCNMIYNPINYQNLDLYASLDCLKVMNPVGGPYQLDEKWMASVLQKVGQIFDYYIHVDYTSSDYQRDTRYIPQHKIRIIPQGVHAEEFNDLPDKNILRHKYGISEQDYFICGQNFWEWKNHVELAELFRDFPRSDIGLVLAGHKDTGDGSLIKIIKAAERDPRIHILLDLPRKDFLGLVKHGIAHCSRSRVEGPQPNIMLECGFMEVPYLTTLAGNRWAYPHIVVADSSQDFVDRMEHLSRDAGLRQDLGEAGHRFVLKIGATWPQVLKAYQKLFFDEYATRDPRWEAAQEAERVCWCSLWNGPEDAPCTRLVESEVAKQTFILRQLETTLGVLLDSFPAGSRVLDVGCGPVSYLSRLEFNGLKEGVDPLVYPIWVYERYRNHGFHVHVVPFERFTPCGTYDVILFYNALPHFCDLDLVARKCYEILAEDGAVYLSEYLHIPCDSAHIQFLTRDLLDGLFNRHGFQVVSSVVSARLPNLVEMGGGRPCDLYVAKIMKGIAA